A region from the Deinococcus budaensis genome encodes:
- a CDS encoding PD-(D/E)XK nuclease family protein codes for MTRLLLHHPASSVLLASLGERFHPGLLPVVPNVQAGRDLRGSLRGAGRAMTLTQWAREALQEAGWTPLRPGEREAFFREALGELSLEYLGPLIDRPGTLTRLSKLVGELLRDHLNPAALLDVASDARQRDVVAIYAAYVRRARAERRFDLTGTEHFASSLPSLRPRAAAVHGFVYFDASQVAFLERALAEGSLVTLPLERGVSALRRTEETFQALREAGFEPEVISGLPNRNGDRLVHAYLTRTPLPNGVAKAEFAEVEAEVRACLGQVRAWLAQGSRPEQLAIVVRHEATYLPTLADIAREYALPLTSGLQVPLLETPLGGVVQAWVDAHSRNWTYPAVRRLLTLPLLRPPFDALRQARRLQPACPPGLDAWGDLGWLALPAQTSWRAGVETLQRLITELGVRDRCKRDPVLNVALRTLVDRLGAEARREESCSREELLGLVTLVLRTATVPALLGRSGVRVANPIAALGRRFDHVWVLGLSDGLFPVRPSDDPLIDSAVRAQWREAGVHLPDVTSLATVQEALFLGAVAGAWSDIVLSRPRRDAGGRALRASPYWLRLGPAPHPAALPYGSEAERDLAAALTGDVSGSVLARQATEVARAGGLTGPYQGQLAEGIDVNGRRWSPSQLHAVGACRFRWFTQKLLGLEEGLDPEADEDRRVTGTLVHAALEGALRGWAPGDAPDVLAERAEAALHRAERDLRRVGTLRPGPLWPVQFEEIRRTVLKALRSDAFLPPGWRPRSPEQDQEFTLEVGPHVYRFRGIVDRVDETPDGLTVTDYKTGSYISRVVQGGVMNLEVQLPLYLHATGAVSGRYLSVEGGKVLKMAGRAAEGGRGKYEWAEHQAQVQAFLQDLGDALTAGNVAPNPDTRREACGYCGVRSVCRDAGGAGEVGA; via the coding sequence GTGACCCGCCTGCTGCTGCATCACCCGGCGTCCAGCGTGCTGCTGGCGAGCCTGGGGGAACGCTTTCATCCCGGCCTGCTGCCGGTCGTGCCGAATGTGCAGGCGGGGCGCGATCTGCGCGGGAGCCTGCGGGGCGCGGGCCGGGCCATGACCCTGACGCAGTGGGCGCGGGAGGCCCTGCAGGAGGCTGGATGGACACCGCTGCGCCCCGGTGAACGTGAGGCGTTTTTCCGGGAGGCGCTCGGAGAGCTGTCCCTGGAGTACCTCGGGCCGCTGATAGACCGCCCGGGAACGCTGACGCGCCTCAGCAAGCTCGTCGGGGAGCTGCTGCGAGATCACCTGAACCCGGCGGCGCTGCTGGACGTGGCCTCTGACGCGCGGCAGCGGGACGTGGTGGCCATCTATGCCGCCTACGTCCGGCGTGCCCGGGCCGAGCGGCGCTTTGACCTGACCGGCACGGAGCACTTCGCGAGCAGCTTGCCCTCGCTTCGGCCGCGCGCGGCCGCGGTTCACGGCTTCGTCTACTTCGACGCGTCCCAGGTGGCGTTCCTGGAACGGGCATTGGCGGAGGGCTCGCTGGTGACCCTGCCGCTCGAACGGGGCGTGTCCGCCCTACGCCGCACCGAGGAAACCTTTCAGGCCCTGCGGGAGGCAGGCTTCGAGCCGGAGGTGATCTCAGGCCTTCCCAATCGCAACGGGGACCGCCTGGTGCACGCCTACCTGACCCGCACGCCGCTGCCGAACGGTGTGGCCAAAGCCGAGTTCGCGGAGGTCGAGGCGGAAGTCCGGGCCTGCCTGGGGCAGGTCCGGGCCTGGCTGGCCCAGGGCAGCCGGCCAGAACAGCTGGCCATCGTGGTCCGGCACGAGGCCACCTACCTCCCGACCCTGGCGGACATCGCGCGGGAGTACGCCCTGCCGCTGACCAGCGGGTTGCAGGTGCCGCTGCTGGAGACGCCCCTGGGCGGCGTGGTGCAGGCGTGGGTCGACGCACACTCCCGGAACTGGACCTACCCCGCGGTGAGGCGCCTGCTGACCCTGCCGCTGCTGCGCCCGCCGTTCGATGCCCTGCGGCAGGCCAGACGCCTGCAGCCCGCCTGCCCCCCCGGTCTGGACGCGTGGGGAGACCTCGGCTGGCTGGCCCTGCCTGCGCAGACCTCCTGGCGGGCGGGCGTAGAGACCTTGCAACGGCTGATCACCGAGTTGGGCGTCCGTGACCGCTGCAAGCGGGATCCGGTGCTGAACGTGGCGCTGCGGACCCTGGTCGACCGCCTGGGTGCCGAAGCCCGCCGGGAGGAGAGCTGTTCCCGTGAGGAATTGCTGGGTCTGGTCACCCTCGTGTTGCGGACAGCCACCGTCCCGGCGCTGCTGGGGCGCAGCGGTGTGCGGGTGGCCAACCCCATCGCGGCGCTCGGACGGCGCTTCGATCACGTCTGGGTCCTGGGCCTCTCCGACGGTCTTTTCCCGGTGCGCCCCAGCGACGATCCCCTGATCGACAGCGCGGTGCGGGCCCAGTGGCGGGAGGCGGGCGTGCATCTTCCCGACGTGACCAGTCTCGCCACCGTGCAGGAGGCGCTGTTCCTGGGAGCGGTGGCCGGGGCGTGGTCGGACATCGTCCTGAGCCGGCCCCGGCGGGACGCGGGCGGGCGGGCGTTGCGCGCGAGTCCCTACTGGTTGCGGCTGGGCCCGGCACCGCACCCGGCCGCACTGCCCTACGGCTCCGAGGCCGAGCGCGACCTCGCCGCGGCCCTGACCGGGGACGTGTCCGGGTCCGTGCTGGCCCGGCAGGCCACCGAGGTCGCGCGGGCAGGTGGCCTGACGGGGCCGTACCAGGGACAGCTGGCAGAGGGCATCGACGTGAACGGACGACGCTGGAGTCCCTCGCAACTGCACGCGGTGGGCGCCTGCCGCTTCCGCTGGTTCACGCAGAAGCTGCTGGGGCTGGAGGAGGGTCTTGACCCGGAGGCCGATGAGGACCGGCGCGTCACGGGCACCCTGGTGCACGCCGCGCTGGAGGGGGCCCTGCGGGGCTGGGCCCCGGGGGACGCGCCGGACGTGCTCGCGGAGCGCGCGGAAGCGGCCCTGCACCGGGCCGAACGTGACCTGCGCCGGGTGGGGACCCTGCGTCCTGGGCCGCTCTGGCCGGTGCAGTTCGAGGAGATCCGCCGCACGGTCCTGAAAGCGCTGCGGAGCGACGCGTTCCTGCCGCCCGGCTGGCGGCCCCGGTCCCCCGAGCAGGATCAGGAGTTCACGCTGGAGGTCGGCCCCCACGTCTACCGGTTCCGCGGCATCGTGGACCGGGTGGACGAGACGCCGGACGGCCTCACCGTCACGGATTACAAGACGGGGTCATACATCAGCCGGGTGGTGCAGGGCGGTGTGATGAATCTGGAGGTGCAGCTCCCGCTGTACCTGCACGCCACCGGCGCGGTGAGCGGGCGCTACCTCAGCGTGGAGGGGGGCAAGGTGCTGAAGATGGCAGGGCGCGCGGCGGAGGGTGGGCGCGGCAAATACGAGTGGGCCGAGCATCAGGCGCAGGTCCAGGCCTTCTTGCAGGACCTGGGCGACGCGCTCACAGCCGGAAACGTCGCGCCCAACCCGGACACGCGGCGGGAGGCCTGCGGCTACTGCGGTGTGAGGTCGGTGTGCCGCGACGCGGGCGGGGCGGGGGAGGTGGGCGCGTGA
- a CDS encoding vWA domain-containing protein, giving the protein MTDLHAQTPRIELLPLKAALPAGQATELTMLARIHPAALPAQRGPRPPLNLSLVIDRSGSMSGHPLAMARQAAQVGLRKLEAQDRVSIVIFDDEVELLVPSQSAENREELCRLVEGITEGGSTALYAGWLDGAMQVAQQLDPQALNRVLLLSDGHANVGKRRVREIVPDVTGLTGRGVSTSTIGLGTGYDEDLLRGMAVAGDGNFEHIEDPEQLPRFFDAEFSGLARTTGHTVSLGIEPNPALGSLRQEVLNDLQRNDLGRYQLPNLIAGQPLEVVLTLHVPAQPEQADLGVTRVRLAWTGRDGIRRKVRAQLNLPVLAPEAYARVPENAQVALALELQRNARAKRDAVSCLDMGDVQGAQLLLRSRREAFGIVAAFAPPAVRQQELGELADLERNAARDVNLARKRATSQNFDRSRSKR; this is encoded by the coding sequence ATGACTGACCTGCATGCCCAGACGCCCCGCATCGAACTGCTGCCCCTGAAGGCGGCCCTCCCGGCCGGACAGGCGACCGAGCTGACCATGCTGGCCCGAATCCACCCGGCCGCCCTGCCCGCGCAGCGCGGCCCGCGTCCGCCGCTGAACCTCTCCCTGGTCATCGACCGCAGCGGCAGCATGAGCGGTCACCCGCTGGCCATGGCCCGGCAGGCGGCGCAGGTCGGTCTGCGCAAGCTGGAGGCGCAGGACCGCGTCAGCATCGTGATCTTCGACGATGAGGTCGAGCTGCTGGTTCCCTCCCAGTCCGCCGAGAACAGGGAAGAGCTGTGCCGTCTGGTGGAGGGCATTACCGAAGGCGGGTCCACGGCCCTGTACGCAGGCTGGCTCGACGGGGCCATGCAGGTCGCCCAGCAGCTCGACCCGCAGGCGCTCAACCGGGTGCTGCTGTTGAGCGACGGCCACGCGAACGTCGGCAAGCGCCGCGTGCGGGAGATCGTGCCGGACGTCACGGGCCTCACGGGGCGCGGCGTGAGCACCAGCACCATCGGCCTGGGGACCGGGTACGACGAGGACCTCCTGCGCGGCATGGCGGTCGCGGGCGACGGGAACTTCGAGCATATCGAGGACCCGGAGCAGCTTCCCCGCTTCTTCGACGCCGAGTTCAGTGGCTTGGCGCGGACGACCGGGCATACGGTCAGCCTGGGGATCGAGCCGAACCCGGCACTGGGCAGCCTGCGCCAGGAGGTGCTCAACGACCTTCAGCGCAATGACCTGGGCCGCTATCAGCTTCCGAACCTGATCGCGGGTCAACCCCTCGAGGTCGTCCTGACGCTGCACGTTCCGGCCCAGCCCGAACAGGCGGACCTCGGCGTGACCCGTGTGCGCCTCGCCTGGACGGGGCGCGATGGGATTCGCCGCAAGGTGCGGGCGCAGCTCAACCTGCCGGTGCTGGCTCCGGAGGCGTACGCGCGGGTGCCGGAGAACGCACAGGTGGCGCTGGCACTGGAGTTGCAGCGCAATGCCCGCGCCAAGCGGGACGCGGTGAGCTGTCTGGACATGGGGGACGTGCAGGGGGCGCAGCTGCTCCTGCGGAGCCGTCGGGAGGCCTTCGGCATCGTGGCCGCCTTCGCCCCGCCCGCCGTGCGCCAGCAGGAACTGGGAGAGCTGGCGGACCTGGAACGGAACGCGGCCCGGGACGTCAATCTCGCCCGCAAGCGGGCCACAAGTCAGAACTTCGACCGCAGCCGCAGCAAGCGCTGA